One Ciconia boyciana chromosome 9, ASM3463844v1, whole genome shotgun sequence genomic window carries:
- the MZB1 gene encoding marginal zone B- and B1-cell-specific protein: protein MQPALAVWLALSLLAGTGAEEMCGGPPAAPARSVPAPQLSPEERLSPHMPESLRCDACHAIAFQIEEQLYRAEGKVGRKALSEPDYMEVLERSCSQGWESYGVQELDGEKRLAGPGLPRQEPMSVMVMGGPWPGRLSKMCHSYVGERGEAQIYGAHRQGPAALRELLCHGEKGACAGGKAGGPAPPKAMQNEL, encoded by the exons ATGCAGCCGGCGCTGGCAGTGTGGCTggccctcagcctgctggcaggGACGGGGGCTGAGGAGATGTGCgggggcccccccgccgccccagccCGCTCTGTCCCTGcgccccagctcagccctgagGAGCGGCTCTCGCCCCACATGCCCGAATCCCTCCGCTGCGACGCCTGCCATGCCATCGCCTTCCAG ATTGAGGAGCAGCTGTACAGGGCAGAAGGGAAGGTGGGCAGGAAGGCGCTGAGTGAGCCCGACtacatggaggtgctggagaggagctgctcgcagggctgggagag cTACGGGGTGCAGGAGCTGGATGGGGAGAAGCGgctggcagggccagggctgccgAGACAGGAGCCCATGAGCGTGATGGTGATGGGGGGGCCTTGGCCGGGCAG GCTGTCCAAGATGTGCCACAGCTACGTGGGCGAGCGGGGAGAGGCGCAGATCTATGGGGCGCACCGGCAGGGCCCGGCTGCCTTGCGGGAGCTGCTCTGCCATGGGGAGAAGGGGGCCTGTGCCGGTGGCAAAGCTGGGGGGCCAGCCCCACCCAAGGCGATGCAGAACGAGCTGTAG